The proteins below are encoded in one region of Geothermobacter hydrogeniphilus:
- a CDS encoding ubiquinol-cytochrome c reductase iron-sulfur subunit — protein sequence MSDLIRRRLLKGLLALLGLFGGAVLLDIWSGARRFSEARWQRLLPIDQLPPDGVVPLPQMKVALLVSPKKIAAISLECTHLGCLVTVNERGFYCPCHGSEFGPRGQVYNGPATRDLPWHRLRLHHGAIWVLSGRKQTSPFWHPREESPA from the coding sequence ATGAGTGATCTGATCAGACGCAGGCTGTTAAAGGGGCTGCTGGCGCTTCTCGGCCTGTTCGGCGGCGCCGTCCTGCTCGATATCTGGTCCGGGGCCAGGCGATTCTCCGAAGCCCGCTGGCAGCGTCTGCTGCCGATCGACCAGCTACCTCCCGACGGGGTAGTGCCTCTGCCGCAGATGAAGGTCGCCCTGCTGGTTTCACCGAAAAAAATCGCCGCCATCAGCCTCGAATGCACCCACCTCGGTTGCCTGGTCACCGTCAACGAGCGCGGGTTTTACTGCCCCTGCCATGGATCGGAATTCGGCCCCCGCGGCCAGGTCTACAACGGCCCGGCCACGCGTGACCTGCCGTGGCACCGGCTGCGCCTGCATCACGGCGCGATCTGGGTCCTCAGCGGACGCAAGCAGACCAGTCCGTTCTGGCACCCGCGCGAGGAGAGCCCGGCATGA
- a CDS encoding PCYCGC motif-containing (lipo)protein, which translates to MKHVIVLLTTLGLLLPASPLLAMNAAQKKEFERIYAMSLEDLADRVEARLEQKYPDEDWEKYRFPSFVYTDDPIEISYKVAVKNPDLLGTANVTDKDRIIPCYCFCNRMGHDNLLYCFWQKGQIGGDFDSHASECNICVRQALLAFLWDDLGASHAEIISGMERKFERLIEMHERGEI; encoded by the coding sequence ATGAAACATGTCATCGTCCTGTTGACAACGCTGGGGCTGCTGTTGCCGGCAAGCCCGCTGCTGGCCATGAATGCCGCGCAAAAGAAGGAATTCGAACGCATCTACGCGATGTCGCTGGAGGATCTGGCAGACCGGGTCGAAGCCCGGCTGGAACAGAAGTACCCGGACGAAGACTGGGAGAAATACCGGTTTCCAAGCTTCGTCTACACCGACGATCCGATTGAAATCAGCTACAAGGTCGCGGTCAAGAACCCGGACCTGCTCGGCACAGCCAACGTCACGGACAAGGATCGTATCATCCCCTGTTATTGCTTCTGCAACCGCATGGGACATGACAACCTGCTTTACTGCTTCTGGCAGAAAGGTCAGATCGGCGGGGATTTTGACTCCCACGCCAGCGAATGCAACATCTGCGTCAGGCAGGCGCTGCTGGCGTTCCTGTGGGATGACCTGGGAGCAAGCCACGCGGAGATCATCAGCGGCATGGAACGCAAATTCGAGCGCCTGATCGAAATGCACGAACGGGGGGAAATCTGA
- a CDS encoding cytochrome b N-terminal domain-containing protein — protein sequence MNGPQRNFLDHLHPARVRLRSLHPKTTLGLGIAALTCLGILLITGLTLLLYYLPDQQRAYERILHLTTTLRFGTLLRNLHYLAGNALLILAVLHLARVALTAGYRGRRLNWCYGLLMLFLIFAGAFTGYLLPWDQLAYWALKVGSSLADYLPLLGHPLKVFLLGGEEIGAETLLRAFAIHAAVVPCGLVGLAGLHLWRVRRDGGLAAPSETPAELPARPWLYRAEGSVALITLTVLLLLALWLNAPLGERADPGHPPNPAKAPWYFVGFQEMVSYSATWGGVIIPSLMILFLALLPWLDRRERGGGRWLAPGARPWQLLLILMLCSQLVFIAIGLWCRGPNWSWVWPPGGG from the coding sequence ATGAACGGCCCGCAACGCAACTTTCTCGACCACCTGCATCCCGCCCGGGTCAGGCTGCGCAGCCTGCACCCGAAAACGACCCTGGGACTGGGTATCGCCGCCCTGACCTGCCTGGGCATCCTGCTGATCACCGGGCTGACCCTGCTGCTCTACTACCTGCCGGACCAGCAACGGGCCTATGAACGCATCCTGCACCTGACCACGACTCTGCGTTTCGGCACCCTGCTGCGCAACCTGCACTACCTGGCCGGCAACGCCCTGTTGATCCTCGCGGTCCTGCACCTGGCACGCGTGGCCCTGACCGCCGGCTACCGGGGCCGGCGATTGAACTGGTGCTACGGCCTGCTGATGCTGTTCCTGATTTTCGCCGGCGCCTTCACCGGTTACCTTCTGCCATGGGATCAACTTGCCTACTGGGCGCTGAAGGTCGGTTCCAGCCTCGCCGATTACCTGCCGCTGCTCGGCCATCCCCTCAAGGTCTTCCTGCTCGGCGGAGAAGAGATCGGCGCGGAAACCCTGTTGCGCGCGTTCGCCATTCATGCCGCGGTGGTCCCCTGCGGACTGGTCGGTCTGGCGGGGTTGCACCTGTGGCGCGTCCGCAGGGACGGCGGGCTGGCCGCCCCCAGTGAAACCCCCGCCGAACTCCCCGCCCGCCCCTGGCTCTACCGGGCGGAAGGAAGCGTCGCCCTGATCACCCTGACGGTCCTGCTGCTGCTCGCGTTGTGGCTCAATGCCCCCCTGGGTGAAAGAGCCGATCCGGGACATCCGCCCAACCCGGCCAAGGCCCCCTGGTACTTCGTCGGATTCCAGGAGATGGTCAGCTATTCAGCCACCTGGGGAGGCGTGATTATCCCGAGCCTGATGATCCTGTTTTTAGCCCTGCTGCCCTGGCTTGACCGGAGAGAACGGGGGGGCGGCCGGTGGCTGGCACCCGGGGCCCGTCCCTGGCAGCTGCTGCTGATATTGATGCTCTGCTCCCAGCTGGTCTTCATCGCCATCGGGCTCTGGTGCCGGGGTCCGAACTGGAGCTGGGTCTGGCCGCCGGGCGGCGGTTGA
- a CDS encoding DUF2318 domain-containing protein encodes MSDRQTKRDQFKNEEKKSAGKLLLPGVLALLAIVTGAAWLLLGSGGTAGARTVTAAEDGVIRLAASDFDGGRAQFFRYESRRGPITFFVVRSQDGVIRAAFDACDVCYKEKKGYRQEGDAMICNNCGQSFPSNMVNIVKGGCNPSPLSRQLAGGQVLIQVAALEQGARYF; translated from the coding sequence ATGTCCGATCGTCAAACCAAACGTGACCAGTTCAAGAACGAAGAAAAGAAGTCGGCCGGAAAGTTGCTGCTGCCGGGGGTTCTGGCCCTGCTGGCGATTGTCACCGGTGCCGCCTGGTTGCTGCTCGGCTCCGGCGGGACTGCCGGAGCGCGGACCGTAACCGCTGCTGAAGATGGTGTCATCCGCCTTGCGGCGAGTGATTTCGATGGCGGCCGGGCGCAGTTCTTCCGTTACGAAAGCCGGCGCGGCCCGATCACTTTTTTCGTGGTCAGGAGCCAGGATGGGGTTATTCGTGCCGCTTTTGATGCCTGCGACGTCTGCTACAAGGAGAAGAAAGGCTACCGGCAGGAAGGGGACGCCATGATCTGCAACAACTGTGGACAGTCGTTCCCCTCCAACATGGTCAATATCGTCAAGGGGGGCTGCAACCCGTCTCCCCTGTCGCGGCAACTGGCCGGTGGGCAGGTCCTGATCCAGGTTGCCGCCCTGGAGCAGGGAGCCAGGTATTTTTAA
- a CDS encoding c-type cytochrome yields the protein MNQPSPPRWVTPLYIAALAAALAVLGTILFMGISHNPWPLDGDIADVTINLGGTPVREHCTSCHPEGSTATGSPHPDIAPHETAELGCTGCHLGEGMALDLVVSHGLPGNGARAILKKKDIQASCYRCHPLQPLAGAEKAWNGYRLYLQKGCDSCHPLAGLQQSGRYAPDLTAVGDHLGIDQLVTAIRDPDREPVNSTMPRYPLSKRQARNIALFLKSRTARPLFQTPMAQLQKKSLLQPDDLFPGSEQLSPGQALLQRKRCIACHRYNRDDGRIGPDLSYSGLLRTDKYLADFPGDPTALIGGTRMPAIRLTATEQRLLVKELRQNADRLQQTRLAKAAEGRDLYMLLCQRCHAADGNGLGPIAANLAQMPRAFANNRNFFADKSDKELQQSLAQGIPGTSMPGFARLLSPERREMLLNLLFKAFIGGDRYAKRRLPELPPKPEFALTAAAGQQLFQQYCIRCHGRSGTGRGPDAARLRLQPSPRNLTNTGYLVSRSDNQLLRAITYGVPGTAMPSWLGELNEQQIWALLREVRRLSMGEQP from the coding sequence ATGAATCAACCGTCTCCTCCACGCTGGGTCACCCCACTCTACATCGCGGCGCTGGCCGCGGCTCTCGCTGTGCTGGGAACCATTCTGTTTATGGGGATCAGCCACAACCCCTGGCCGCTCGACGGCGACATTGCCGATGTCACAATCAATCTCGGCGGCACCCCGGTACGTGAACACTGCACCTCCTGCCACCCGGAAGGGAGCACCGCAACCGGCAGCCCGCACCCCGACATCGCACCACATGAAACTGCGGAGCTGGGCTGTACCGGCTGTCATCTCGGCGAGGGGATGGCGCTTGACCTGGTTGTTTCCCACGGGCTGCCGGGCAATGGCGCCCGCGCCATTCTGAAAAAAAAGGATATTCAGGCGAGCTGCTACCGCTGCCATCCCCTGCAGCCCCTGGCCGGCGCTGAAAAAGCCTGGAACGGCTACCGCCTGTACCTGCAGAAAGGATGCGACAGCTGCCATCCGCTTGCGGGGCTGCAACAAAGCGGCCGTTACGCCCCCGACCTGACGGCCGTCGGCGACCACCTGGGGATCGATCAACTGGTGACCGCCATTCGCGATCCGGACCGGGAGCCGGTCAATTCGACCATGCCGCGCTATCCGTTATCGAAACGTCAGGCCCGCAACATCGCCCTGTTCCTGAAAAGCCGCACCGCCCGTCCACTGTTCCAGACGCCCATGGCTCAACTGCAGAAAAAGAGCCTGCTGCAACCGGACGATCTGTTCCCCGGCAGCGAACAACTTTCTCCGGGGCAGGCTCTCCTGCAGCGCAAACGCTGCATCGCCTGCCATCGTTACAACCGGGACGACGGCCGTATCGGACCGGACCTGAGCTACAGCGGGCTGCTGCGAACCGACAAATACCTGGCCGACTTCCCCGGCGATCCGACAGCCCTGATCGGCGGCACGCGCATGCCGGCGATCCGCCTGACAGCCACGGAACAACGCCTGCTGGTAAAGGAATTGCGCCAAAACGCCGATCGGCTTCAACAGACCCGCCTGGCCAAAGCCGCCGAGGGCCGCGACCTGTACATGCTGCTCTGCCAGCGATGTCACGCCGCCGACGGCAACGGCCTGGGGCCGATCGCTGCCAACCTGGCACAGATGCCGCGGGCCTTTGCGAACAACCGCAACTTTTTCGCCGACAAATCCGACAAGGAACTGCAGCAGAGTCTGGCGCAGGGGATACCCGGAACCTCGATGCCCGGCTTTGCCCGGCTGCTGTCCCCCGAACGGCGGGAAATGTTGCTTAACCTGCTGTTCAAAGCCTTTATCGGCGGGGATCGCTACGCCAAGCGGAGACTGCCGGAACTGCCGCCGAAGCCGGAATTCGCACTCACCGCGGCAGCCGGGCAACAATTGTTCCAACAATACTGCATCCGCTGTCACGGTCGCAGCGGGACCGGCCGCGGTCCGGACGCCGCGCGATTGCGGCTGCAACCGTCGCCACGCAACCTGACCAACACCGGCTACCTCGTATCGCGCAGTGACAACCAGCTGCTGAGAGCCATCACCTACGGCGTACCGGGCACCGCCATGCCGTCCTGGCTCGGCGAACTGAATGAACAACAGATCTGGGCCTTGCTTCGCGAAGTCCGCAGACTGTCCATGGGAGAACAACCATGA
- a CDS encoding P-II family nitrogen regulator, translating to MKEIKAYIRTSALEAVIENLQKHGAPGVTAINVHPVGYGFDSRHPLKLREAKVTEKYYAVTKLELVCDAEELDNYVDAIVEAAHTGTSGDGLIFISDVDEVVKIRNRGRGTNIAAVSAEV from the coding sequence ATGAAAGAGATTAAGGCCTATATCCGCACGAGCGCCCTTGAGGCGGTAATCGAAAACCTGCAGAAACATGGTGCGCCCGGCGTTACCGCCATCAATGTCCATCCGGTCGGGTACGGTTTCGATTCGCGGCATCCGCTGAAGCTGAGGGAAGCCAAGGTTACCGAGAAGTATTATGCCGTCACCAAGCTTGAGCTGGTCTGTGATGCGGAGGAGTTGGATAACTATGTCGATGCCATCGTTGAAGCCGCGCACACCGGGACATCAGGAGACGGTCTGATTTTTATTTCCGATGTTGATGAGGTGGTCAAAATCCGCAACCGTGGTCGGGGAACCAATATTGCCGCGGTGTCGGCAGAGGTGTAA
- a CDS encoding cation transporter — MSMKRRYLIYLVLPLVLVAVAAGWWLKPAGFNRAEAALAEFSVEKLSCGSCVQKINEALQPVAGIGTIEVSVTSGRSRVEFDPSRTSSAEIGRLITEAGYPARLRTELSPAEYAGLRQEQTRLGAKYVARVGSRLVARDDFEQALKLRLGDREASPALLEQLRRQLWEELQQREILLAAAESSGVVVQPGEVDVRLEKLRQGHDDLDQLVTRRFGSMEAFRRQLRNDMTIEKLMATKVPADIADPAQRQLRLQQWYGDLVQRTEVVIFDPQLKRVTAGGGDCGSGGGGSGGCCG, encoded by the coding sequence ATGAGCATGAAACGACGTTACCTGATCTATCTTGTCCTGCCGCTGGTTCTGGTGGCTGTTGCCGCCGGCTGGTGGTTGAAACCGGCCGGTTTCAACCGGGCCGAGGCGGCGCTGGCGGAATTCAGCGTGGAAAAACTTTCCTGCGGTTCCTGTGTGCAGAAAATCAACGAGGCCCTGCAGCCGGTTGCCGGAATCGGGACGATCGAGGTCAGCGTGACCAGCGGCCGCAGTCGGGTGGAGTTTGATCCCTCTCGAACCAGCAGTGCCGAAATCGGCCGGTTGATCACCGAGGCCGGATATCCGGCCCGATTGAGGACCGAACTGAGCCCGGCGGAATATGCCGGTCTGCGCCAGGAGCAGACCCGCCTGGGAGCCAAGTACGTTGCCAGAGTCGGTTCGCGGCTGGTGGCGCGTGATGACTTCGAGCAGGCGTTGAAGCTCCGGCTTGGAGATCGCGAGGCGTCCCCCGCGCTGCTTGAGCAGCTGCGTCGGCAGCTCTGGGAAGAACTGCAGCAACGTGAAATCCTGCTGGCCGCCGCCGAGAGCAGTGGGGTCGTGGTGCAGCCGGGTGAGGTCGATGTGCGTCTCGAAAAACTGCGCCAGGGACACGACGATCTGGACCAGCTGGTGACCAGGCGTTTCGGCAGCATGGAAGCATTCCGTCGCCAACTGCGCAACGACATGACGATTGAAAAACTGATGGCGACAAAAGTCCCGGCTGACATTGCCGATCCGGCGCAACGGCAGCTGCGGCTGCAGCAATGGTACGGCGACCTGGTGCAGCGGACCGAGGTGGTTATTTTCGATCCCCAGCTCAAGCGTGTCACCGCCGGCGGCGGTGACTGCGGCAGTGGCGGTGGTGGTAGTGGTGGCTGCTGCGGCTGA